One Marasmius oreades isolate 03SP1 chromosome 2, whole genome shotgun sequence DNA segment encodes these proteins:
- the SBP1 gene encoding single stranded nucleic acid binding protein (BUSCO:EOG09264XT5) — protein sequence MSDNADPLAPREEESDVHFEPVIRLTEQVDTKTNEEDEEVLFKMRAKLFRFDALSSEWKERGTGDVRLLAHKESKKVRLVMRRDKTLKVCANHLITSDMRLQPNIGSDRSWVWKVAADYSESPPTAETLAIRFANPDHAKEFKKEFEAAQRTNTGGAPVQEKKEEKKPDAEKREEKEEKEEKKEEEKKEEKKEE from the exons ATGTCGGACAACGCAGACCCCCTGGCGCCAAGG gaagaagagtccgatgtCCACTTTGAGCCAGTTATACGGCTCACAGAGCAGGTAGACACGAAGACaaacgaggaagatgaagaggtcCTTTTCAAAAT GCGTGCTAAACTTTTCCGTTTTGACGCTCTGTCGTCTGAATGGAAGGAACGCGGGACCGGAGACGTTCGCCTTTTGGCACATAAAGAGAGCAAGAAAGTCCGATTGGTTATGAGACGCGATAAGACACTCAAAGTCTGTGCCAACCATCTCA TTACCTCCGACATGCGCCTGCAGCCCAACATTGGCTCCGACCGATCCTGGGTTTGGAAAGTAGCAGCCGATTACTCAGAGTCTCCCCCAACTGCAGAAACGCTCGCAATCCGTTTTGCAAACCCTGATC ATGCAAAGGAATTCAAGAAAGAATTCGAGGCGGCACAGAGGACCAATACAGGTGGCGCCCCTGTTCAGGaaaagaaggaggagaaaaagcCAGATGCTGAGAAGagagaggagaaggaggagaaggaggagaagaaggaggaagagaagaaggaagagaagaaggaagagtaA
- a CDS encoding uncharacterized protein (BUSCO:EOG09264FOM), whose protein sequence is MARLPYTQLFLSRCLVLLITLQVAVNSHLIDVNAGQKECFFEDLSKNDKMTVTYQVGGGGHLDIDFWLADPDEKLLGKHVKQSTGQIDITADKNGRYEYCFSNQMSAIADKIVSFNVHGVIYVDDDVVAPIEREIRALAHGLAAVKDEQEYIVVREKTHRNTAESTNSRVKWWSILQAVVLFSVVAWQVYYLKSFFEVKRII, encoded by the exons ATGGCACGTCTGCCTTATACCCAACTATTTCTCTCGAGATGTCTAGTTCTCCTCATCACACTCCAGGTTGCTGTGAATTCCCACTTGATAGATGTCAATGCAGGACAAAAAGAATGCTTTTTTGAGGACCTCAGTAAGAATGACAAG ATGACTGTTACTTATCAAGTTGGTGGCGGGGGACACTTAGATATTGATTTCTGG TTGGCAGATCCGGATGAAAAGCTACTTGGAAAACATGTGAAGCAGTCCACTGGGCAAATTGACATCACAGCAGATAAGAACGGACGATATGAATATTGTTTCTCAAATCAAATGAGTGCAATAGCGGACAAGATCGTTAG TTTCAACGTTCACGGTGTCATATACGTTGACGACG ATGTCGTCGCCCCTATTGAACGGGAGATTCGGGCACTCGCACACGGACTGGCTGCCGTGAAGGACGAACAAGAGTATATCGTCGTGCGCGAAAAGACGCATCGTAATACTGCAGAATCTACGAATTCAAGGGTGAAATGGTGGTCTATTCTTCAGGCAGTGGTGTTATTTTCGGTTGTGGCATGGCAGGTTTATTATCTGAAA TCTTTCTTTGAGGTCAAGCGTATAATATAG
- a CDS encoding uncharacterized protein (BUSCO:EOG09260BRA) gives MVAAGSITVAVRVRPPTPWEAARLPEPCYNSTFRGDGALSTPGRSVVNQAPLREVVQIIDDRILTFDPDEKDKARAFVERGFIPPGTKRYKDRRFMFDRVFNAEAVQQDVYAHTAQPLLQGVLDGYNATVFAYGATGCGKTHTISGTDYDPGIIYLAMADLFQRIEDRKDEWIIEVVVTFLEIYNEEIRDLLAESGTHVPRGGLSIREDKTVKVVGLVELSPKSAEEVKEIVLLGNTRRTQSPTHANETSSRSHAVLQIHITQSSRTASLTEEKTMATLSIIDLAGSERAAATTNMGQRMVEGANINKSLLALGNCINALCESGGAIRHVPYRNSKLTRLLKFSLGGNCKTVMIVCVAPTSQHFDDTHNTLIYAERATKIKTKVVTRNVVNVDRHVGRYVEAINRLNTEVAELKAKLAGKRDGENEIARRKKAEASAEVERAKNDMKIKVEQTRTSIVEGASCLGKISVAKAKLAAIRQRIAKVDAMDSLSPDLQAERALLQSLASPEEQALKPDSIVNVRLQRSSNANAMFDATMRAVSERKLEKSDEAGVENVKLDARCRRAEMEQAKAQEERDVLRGAVEDISQVMVGLVGMLGRCTVMVGEASSMLQRTSENDSLSTAKNVSELLANLKASNDVAFNQLIGYSTEGYKVDGQAFSAFKGYEMSFTRRVSPGPPNLQTTTSSSRRTSTSTSLSVSTSASPRRRSPRKSLRSSLAAQPYRRASDKEKKGLKPSKNVQWKDEAGQGDLVDEGSRLNTISLTITPASPANPAENTSGSSGVRTPLQRSMSLGGSESEWEDEKTDDSFSHNLSSSLPIRDHSVSDTSLPRSYGPLGKRGRPSRLDPGFLKSKARAPVLGSLAEGDESSPERYERRISQPLGDRSINQLDDDSSSRLSSKTKHAGVSSPGKRGPLTPRGASKSRRRSNLGPVRGEKGRRRSSMIPQLSPPNGESHRPRRVLIGTPGKRSKRLSLSRTTTAPSIPAFKRPPSATSNFSLADISISASRPSWR, from the exons ATGGTTGCCGCTGGCTCCATTACCGTCGCTG TTCGTGTACGGCCGCCAACACCTTGGGAAGCGGCTCGCCTTCCGGAACCCTGTTACAATTCCACATTTAGGGGAGATGGCGCTCTCTCTACTCCCGGTCGCTCGGTCGTAAATCAAGCACCTCTCAGAGAGGTCGTTCAGATCATAGATGACCGGATACTCACATTCGACCCAGACGAGAAAGACAAGGCGCGAGCCTTTGTGGAACGCGGCTTTATCCCGCCAggaacgaaaagatataaggaTAGGCGGTTTATGTTCGATAGAGTATTTAATGCAGAGGCGGTACAACAAGACGTGTACGCGCACACGGCGCAACCGCTTTTACAGGGCGTTTTGGACGGGTACAATGCAACAGTGTTTGCGTACGGG GCTACAGGATGCGGGAAGACACACACGATCAGTGGAACTGATTATGATCCCGGTATCATCTATCTAGCGATGGCTGATCTCTTTCAGCGAATTGAAGATAGGAAGGACGAATGGATCATAGAAGTTGTGGTGACATTTCTGGAAATCTACAACGAAGAAATCCGCGATCTGCTGGCAGAGTCCGGAACACATGTCCCGCGAGGCGGTTTGTCTATCCGAGAAGACAAGACCGTGAAAGTCGTGGGTCTAGTCGAACTATCTCCCAAGTCAGCGGAAGAAGTCAAGGAAATAGTGCTGTTGGGAAACACTCGAAGAACCCAAAGCCCGACTCACGCGAATGAAACCAGCTCTCGGTCTCATGCCGTCCTACAAATCCACATCACTCAATCATCTCGAACAGCATCTTTGACCGAAGAAAAAACAATGGCTACACTCTCTATCATTGACCTCGCTGGTAGCGAGCGAGCTGCTGCCACCACCAACATGGGGCAACGCATGGTAGAGGGCGCAAACATCAACAAGTCCTTGCTCGCGTTGGGCAACTGCATCAACGCGTTATGCGAAAGTGGAGGAGCTATTCGACATGTTCCGTATCGAAACAGCAAGCTTACTCGGCTCCTCAAATTCTCCCTGGGAGGCAATTGCAAAACCGTCATGATCGTCTGCGTTGCTCCCACATCCCAACATTTCGATGATACCCACAACACCCTCATTTACGCCGAACGTGCTACGAAGATCAAAACAAAAGTTGTCACTCGCAATGTCGTCAATGTGGACAGACATGTAGGTAGATACGTAGAGGCTATCAACCGGCTCAACACCGAGGTAGCTGAACTCAAAGCCAAATTGGCGGGAAAGAGGGACGGGGAGAATGAGATTGCACGGAGGAAGAAGGCGGAGGCGAGTGCAGAGGTGGAACGAGCGAAGAATGACATGAAGATTAAGGTTGAGCAGACGAGGACTTCAATTGTCGAAGGCGCCTCGTGTCTGGGGAAGATATCGGTGGCGAAGGCAAAGCTAGCCGCGATACGCCAACGGATCGCAAAGGTAGATGCTATGGACTCGTTATCGCCCGATCTGCAGGCCGAGCGCGCATTGCTTCAATCATTGGCTAGTCCAGAGGAGCAGGCTCTAAAACCCGATTCGATTGTCAACGTTAGATTGCAACGTTCATCTAATGCGAACGCCATGTTTGATGCTACCATGCGAGCTGTTTCGGAGAGGAAGTTGGAGAAGTCGGATGAAGCTGGCGTGGAGAATGTGAAGCTAGACGCTAGATGTCGTCGGGCTGAGATGGAACAGGCTAAAGCTCAAGAGGAGAGAGACGTGCTTAGGGGTGCTGTTGAAGATATATCACAGGTCATGGTTGGTCTCGTTGGAATGCTTGGCCGGTGCACGGTAATGGTTGGCGAAGCTTCCTCCATGCTTCAAAGGACATCGGAGAATGATTCTCTCTCCACCGCCAAGAACGTTTCCGAGCTGTTGGCCAACCTGAAGGCCAGCAATGACGTTGCTTTCAATCAGCTTATCGGTTACTCAACTGAAGGCTACAAAGTGGACGGACAAGCGTTCAGTGCTTTCAAGGGCTATGAGATGTCGTTTACCCGCAGAGTCAGCCCGGGGCCACCTAACTTGCAAACTACCACCTCCAGCTCCAGAAGGACTTCGACCAGCACCTCACTCTCCGTCTCGACGTCAGCATCTCCCAGACGCCGGTCTCCACGAAAATCTCTACGTTCAAGTCTTGCAGCACAGCCGTATAGAAGGGCGTCAGACAAGGAGAAAAAGGGCTTGAAGCCATCGAAGAATGTTCAGTGGAAAGACGAAGCTGGCCAGGGCGATTTAGTCGATGAGGGATCCAGACTAAACACTATATCATTGACCATCACTCCTGCAAGTCCGGCCAACCCTGCCGAAAACACATCAGGTTCATCCGGAGTTCGTACTCCTTTACAACGTTCCATGTCTCTAGGAGGTTCTGAAAGTGAGTGGGAAGACGAGAAGACCGACGATAGCTTCAGCCATAACCTTTCATCATCTTTGCCCATCCGCGATCATTCCGTGAGCGACACATCGTTGCCACGTTCTTATGGTCCGCTGGGTAAGAGGGGACGGCCCAGTCGTCTCGACCCCGGTTTCTTGAAATCTAAAGCTCGAGCACCCGTTCTCGGTAGTTTGGCGGAAGGTGATGAGAGCTCCCCCGAACGGTACGAAAGGCGAATATCTCAACCTTTAGGAGATCGCAGTATCAATCAGCTAGATGACGACTCCAGCAGCAGGCTTTCTAGTAAAACCAAACACGCTGGAGTATCTAGTCCAGGGAAACGAGGGCCGTTAACCCCCAGGGGCGCTTCTAAGAGCAGAAGACGCTCGAATCTCGGTCCTGTCCGCGGTGAAAAAGGACGGAGACGGTCGAGTATGATTCCTCAGCTTTCACCGCCAAATGGCGAGTCTCATCGACCGAGGCGCGTACTCATCGGGACGCCCGGGAAGCGAAGCAAGAGGCTCTCCCTATCCCGAACTACGACAGCACCATCCATTCCTGCGTTCAAGCGTCCACCTTCAGCAACATCCAACTTTTCGCTTGCTGATATAAGTATCAGCGCTTCACGACCGTCCTGGCGTTAA
- a CDS encoding uncharacterized protein (MEROPS:MER0061068; BUSCO:EOG092649QJ), translating to MELSVSSPADFHVHLRQGALSELVAPHVRQGGFRLAYVMPNLQPPITTTEQALEYKANLQKIDPNVEYLMTLYLSPSLTPEEIKKAAKAGIIGVKSYPRGVTTNSDGGIESYETYYPIFEAMQENDMVLNLHGEVPSDAVNVSQHSKRRRFADFQREKNIHVINAEPQFLPHLFKLHEAFPKLRIVLEHATTRAAVEAVKSCGSTVACTITAHHLFLTVDDWAGQSWNYCKPVAKFPDDREALRSVIKEGVPPSSANSISLQTSLLAGHPRFFLGSDSAPHPAHTKSTSTPDHGCAAGVYTSPILLPLVAHVLESFGALDKLEGFVSTLGRHFYNRQLTGEETSKKVVLRQLPEGIKVQERYSTGENVVPFWAGKLIRWKIVGQ from the exons ATGGAACTATCAGTCTCCTCGCCGGCAGATTTTCATGTCCACCTGCGCCAAGGTGCTCTCTCCGAACTAGTGGCGCCCCATGTCCGTCAAGGGGGCTTTCGGCTTGCATATGTCATG CCCAACTTGCAACCGCCGATTACAACTACAGAACAAGCTCTCGAGTACAAGGCCAATCTGCAGAAGATCGACCCTAATGTCGAATACTTAATGACATTGtatctctctccttctctgactccagaagaaatcaagaaggCAGCGAAAGCCGGAATAATTGGGGTCAAGTCCTACCCCAGGGGTGTTACAACCAATTCAGACGGTGGTATCGAGTCGTATGAGACGTACTATCCGATTTTTGAAGCGATGCAGGAAAACGATATGGTTCTCAATCTACACGGAGAAGTTCCATCCGATGCAGTAAATGTGAGTCAACACAGTAAACGACGAAGGTTTGCTGACTTCCAGCGGGAAAAGAATATCCACGTAATCAACGCAGAGCCTCAGTTCCTGCCTCATCTCTTCAAGCTACATGAAGCGTTCCCAAAGCTTCGGATAGTCCTCGAGCACGCGACTACGCGCGCTGCCGTTGAAGCTGTCAAATCCTGCGGATCTACGGTCGCCTGTACCATCACTGCACATCACCTTTTCTTAACCGTGGATGACTGGGCCGGACAGTCCTGGAACTATTGCAAGCCGGTGGCAAAATTCCCTGACGATCGTGAAGCCTTGCGCTCAGTAATCAAAGAAGGTGTGCCGCCTTCTAGTGCGAACTCAATATCTTTACAAACTAGTTTACTTGCAGGGCATCCACGATTCTTTTTGGGCTCCGATTCTGCTCCTCACCCAGCTCATACTAAGTCGACGAGCACCCCAGACCACGGATGCGCTGCAGGGGTCTATACATCCCCAATTTTGTTGCCTTTGGTCGCTCATGTTTTGGAATCATTCGGAGCTCTGGACAAATTAGAAGGCTTCGTCAGTACCTTAGGCCGCCACTTCTACAACAGACAGCTTACGGGTGAAGAAACCTCCAAAAAAGTAGTGTTGAGGCAACTTCCGGAGGGTATCAAGGTGCAGGAAAGATATAGTACCGGGGAAAATGTCGTGCCGTTTTGGGCGGGAAAACTGATTAGATGGAAGATAGTCGGACAGTAG
- the FDH1 gene encoding formate dehydrogenase (NAD+) (BUSCO:EOG09262PIH), which produces MSATAGKPIKCKAAVCWGAGEPLKIEEVEVAPPRAHEVRIKILHTGICHTDEYTRSGKDPEGLFPVILGHEGGGMVESVGEGVTSVAVGDHVVPLYTAECRECKFCKSGKTNLCGKVRSTQGQGLMPDSTSRFSIDGKPIHHFMGTSTFSQYTVVADVSVVAVDKKASLEKVCLLGCGITTAWGSVVKQPGIKGSTVAVFGCGAIGLGVINTSALVHASRIIAIDTNPGKESWAKKFGAHEFVNPTKLPEGKRIQDYLIEITDGGLDYTFDCTGNVHVMRAALEACHKGWGVSTIIGVAAAGQEISTRPFQLVTGRTWRGSAFGGVKGRTEIPGLVEDYLSGKVKIDEYVTHHRKLSEINEGFHDMHAGDCIRCVVDMEQQ; this is translated from the exons ATGTCTGCCACTGCTGGAAAGCCCATTAAATGCAAAGCCGCTGTCTGTTGGGGCGCGGGTGAACCCCTCAAAatcgaggaggttgaagTAGCGCCTCCAAGAGCTCACGAAGTTAGGATCAAGATATTACATACCG GTATTTGTCACACAGACGAATATACTCGAAGTGGAAAAGACCCTGAG GGTCTCTTCCCTGTTATTTTGGGACATGAAGGCGGGGGAATG GTCGAGTCGGTTGGTGAAGGTGTGACCAGTGTCGCTGTTGGCGATCATGTTGTTCCTTTGTACACAGCTG AGTGCAGAGAGTGCAAATTTTGCAAGAGTGGAAAGACCAATCTTTGCGGCAAAG TCCGCTCCACTCAAGGCCAGGGTTTGATGCCCGACAGCACGAGTCGTTTCAGCATTGACGGCAAGCCTATCCATCACTTT ATGGGGACCTCAACGTTCTCTCAATATACCGTCGTGGCAGACGTCTCCGTTGTAGCTGTTGACAAGAAAGCATCCCTCGAGAAAGTCTGCCTTCTCGGCTGTGGTATCACTACCGCTTGGGGTTCGGTCGTCAAACAGCCTGGAATCA AGGGATCTACCGTTGCAGTCTTTGGCTGCGGTGCCATCGGTCTTGGCGTCATTAACACTTCTGCTCTCGTCCACGCAAGTCGTATAATCGCAATCGACACCAACCCAGGTAAAGAATCATGGGCTAAAAAGTTTGGTGCACACGAATTCGTCAATCCCACCAAGCTACCCGAGGGAAAGAGAATTCAAGACTACTTGATCGAGATTACCGATGGAGGGCTTGATTACACGTTCGATTGTACCGGTAACGTTCATGTGATGAGAGCTGCACTTGAGGCTTGCCACAAGGGATGGGGTGTGTCTACCATTATTGGGGTTGCAGCTGCTGGGCAGGAGATCTCTACGAGACC TTTCCAACTCGTTACGGGGCGCACCTGGCGTGGGTCGGCGTTCGGTGGAGTCAAGGGTCGTACCGAGATTCCTGGTCTTGTCGAGG ATTATCTCAGTGGCAAAGTCAAGATAGACGAATATGTCACACACCACAGGAAATTGTCGGAAATTAATGAAGGATTCCATGACATGCAT GCTGGTGATTGCATTCGTTGTGTGGTTGACATGGAGCAGCAGTAA